The segment GCATTTGGTTCGACTTCTGATAGTTGCTTCCTTCTCAGATTGTAAAAATCCAGCACCAGTTTTGGGTTGCGATGCCAAGCTTCGGGAGTAGCAACATCTTCGATGCGATGTTTTTCCCAAAGTCCGTCTGAATCTCTGAAGGTTGAAATTCCACTTTCGGCACTGATGCCGGCTCCAGAAAGAATGGTTATCCGTTTCATTCTCGGGCAAATTTACTGCAACCTGATCAATGCCTTGATTCGCTCAAAACTTGACTTAGCTTGACATGGCAGATAGATGGTTCTAAATCCGTTCATCGAAAACTGCGCCCAGTCCATCGTGCTCAACATGCTTCTAACCTAAAATTATTTACTTTTGCCAACCTTTTTTCAACCTAAAGCGAAGCATATAGATTCTACTCTACCTGAACTGAAGTAAGTTAAACATGATAACACACCTACACGGTGTCTTGGAAGAAAAGACACCTGCAAGTGCTGTCATTGACTGTGGTGGAATAGGATATTTGTTATCAATATCCCTTCATACCTATGCTCAATTGCCCGATAAAGGCACCTGTCGGCTATTTACCCATATGGCCATACGGGAAGACGCGCATGTGCTCTTCGGTTTTTATAACCGCGATGAACGTGAATTGTTCCGCCAGTTGATTTCTGTATCAGGAGTCGGAGGCAACACAGCCTTGGCAATCCTTTCTGGATTGGATCCATCAGGCGTAAAAGACACCATTGTGAGTGGAAACGTTTCTGTCTTAAAGTCAATCAAAGGTGTGGGGCCTAAAACGGCCGAACGCATCATTGTAGACCTGCGAGATAGGATGGGTAAAGTGGAAGTGGGCGAATTGGCTTTGGGACTACCGCAAAATAAAGGCCGTGAAGAAGCGTTAACCGCGCTCATCACTCTTGGATTTGCCAAAAATGCTGCAGACAAAGCAGTAGATAAAGTGCTGAAAACCCATGGAAAAGACCTAGCGGTGGAAGAGATTGTAAAACACGCCCTGAGCAGTTTCTAAGCCTGAGAATCTTGTAATGCAGCGTTTGTCTAAGAAACTCTTACTCATTTCTATTGTTGTCACAGGGCTTGGCCTTGTGGCGGTATCAGACGCGTCC is part of the Flavobacteriales bacterium genome and harbors:
- the ruvA gene encoding Holliday junction branch migration protein RuvA, with amino-acid sequence MITHLHGVLEEKTPASAVIDCGGIGYLLSISLHTYAQLPDKGTCRLFTHMAIREDAHVLFGFYNRDERELFRQLISVSGVGGNTALAILSGLDPSGVKDTIVSGNVSVLKSIKGVGPKTAERIIVDLRDRMGKVEVGELALGLPQNKGREEALTALITLGFAKNAADKAVDKVLKTHGKDLAVEEIVKHALSSF